A region of Theileria annulata chromosome 2, complete sequence, *** SEQUENCING IN PROGRESS *** DNA encodes the following proteins:
- a CDS encoding Tpr-related protein family member, putative (chr2.C.cand.136 - transmembrane domains;~10 probable transmembrane helices predicted for TA14645 by TMHMM2.0 at aa 22-44, 153-175, 185-207, 214-236, 256-278, 408-430, 445-467, 522-544, 564-586 and 593-612), which produces MEPNQCPHCTNGQAAPGSEDCPLLMSAYILAGLAMMLNIRLSYSSAPYALIRFKLPENLFSVFVRRMASALELWCLPSMLLGNFMEYGLKGYYQTQNYTSDFGIGGGNLKDKEFGITTGYKVSGGESKKVEIIFTNIPNIDTLVPARLLKFTWIIFPSIVAQWLNFLTYVILFFVYVIGGDQGHLTLFYFVIAISGFVFGINMVLVYAADWNYTPVYIVGENTFPIVTSFMHYISTLIFGNRRKWNSDFILVLIDIWVAIIISFVAAAVWTAAYGYYLDTQKENVITFHRGNTKAAGPTDLSDITIDSITITDTKGKPTATYNQGGPAPPDAPTLIITKDGQTTATTPATFTKQEATPPAGTPNSIILKYTRPGTKGSAITITGKPDIVPFGHIFTEKFDTSTVRWQIISPTLMVIVGMGLVYAIYPGIAPGMIVPFYLIDKIEMVLLIATFFPPVIVALLNRGTFGESTKAYSPKNEYQAHKFGEYEQGFGGWRSYIKHKPNQNYTDCDTSEPKTPDIHNWFWHFFDILIVIKISLAAIFIYSLHYRDSDISRSIINQPKMSTALSIVFYMCHEILLALGFAGVIGNNGGTYVVLPAQYIGALFMIFLAFYSEGYIIEYKSHDPAHLPTD; this is translated from the coding sequence ATGGAGCCAAATCAGTGTCCTCACTGTACTAATGGTCAGGCTGCACCAGGTAGTGAGGACTGTCCATTACTTATGTCAGCCTATATTCTTGCTGGTCTAGCAATGATGCTTAACATTAGGCTTTCATATAGTTCTGCTCCATATGCACTCATTAGGTTTAAATTGCCTGAAAACCTATTCAGTGTTTTTGTGAGAAGAATGGCTAGTGCACTTGAACTATGGTGTTTACCAAGTATGCTACTGGGTAACTTCATGGAATATGGTCTCAAAGGATACTATCAAACACAAAACTACACATCAGACTTCGGCATCGGAGGTGGTAATCTCAAAGACAAAGAATTCGGCATCACAACCGGCTACAAAGTCAGCGGCGGCGAGAGCAAAAAAGTCGAAATCATCTTTACCAATATCCCTAACATCGACACCCTCGTACCTGCTAGACTACTCAAGTTCACATGGATCATATTTCCATCCATAGTTGCTCAATGGTTAAACTTCCTCAcatatgtaattttattttttgtttatgTTATTGGTGGTGACCAAGGTCATCtaactttattttacttTGTAATAGCAATATCTGGCTTTGTGTTCGGTATCAATATGGTATTGGTGTATGCTGCTGATTGGAATTATACCCCTGTCTATATTGTTGGTGAAAATACATTTCCTATTGTAACCTCATTCATGCACTATATATCAACACTCATATTTGGTAATCGGAGGAAATGGAATTCTGACTTCATACTAGTCTTGATTGACATATGGGTAGCAATCATTATATCCTTTGTAGCAGCTGCAGTATGGACTGCAGCCTATGGCTACTATCTTGATACTCAAAAAGAAAATGTTATTACATTTCATAGGGGTAATACTAAGGCTGCTGGTCCTACTGATCTCAGTGATATTACTATCGATAGTATCACCATAACTGACACCAAGGGTAAGCCAACTGCTACTTATAATCAGGGTGGTCCTGCTCCTCCAGATGCTCCAACTCTTATCATTACAAAGGATGGTCAGACTACTGCTACTACTCCTGCTACTTTTACTAAGCAAGAGGCTACTCCTCCTGCTGGTACTCCGAATAGTATTATTCTTAAATATACTAGGCCGGGTACTAAGGGTAGTGCTATTACTATTACAGGTAAACCTGATATTGTTCCTTTTGGTCATATATTTACTGAAAAGTTTGATACCAGTACAGTTCGCTGGCAAATAATTTCTCCTACACTCATGGTTATTGTAGGTATGGGTTTAGTTTATGCTATTTATCCGGGTATCGCACCTGGTATGATTGTGCCATTCTATCTCATTGATAAGATTGAGATGGTTCTCCTGATAGCTACATTCTTTCCACCAGTGATCGTAGCCCTTCTTAACAGAGGAACATTTGGTGAATCTACCAAAGCTTATTCACCTAAAAACGAATATCAAGCACATAAATTTGGCGAATATGAACAAGGTTTTGGTGGCTGGAGATCATACATAAAACACAAACCCAATCAGAACTATACAGACTGCGACACCTCTGAACCTAAAACTCCTGATATTCATAATTGGTTCTGGCACTTCTTTGACATCCTTATAGTTATCAAAATTTCTCTCGCTGctatttttatatactctTTGCATTATAGAGATTCCGACATATCTAGATCTATCATTAATCAACCAAAAATGTCCACAGCACTCTCcattgtattttatatgtgtcaTGAAATTCTTCTGGCATTAGGATTTGCTGGTGTTATTGGTAATAATGGAGGTACATATGTTGTGCTACCAGCGCAATACATAGGAGCGCTATTTATGATATTTTTGGCATTTTATTCAGAGGGATacattatagaatataaaagcCACGATCCTGCTCATTTGCCCACTGACTGA
- a CDS encoding small nuclear ribonucleoprotein, putative (chr2.C.cand.137 - small nuclear ribonucleoprotein), with protein sequence MAGDSKPSGNADLRRFMEKRLDVHLNGSRHVVGVLRGYDTFMNIVLDNALEVVGEEQVDLGVVVVRGNSILYWECLDRVNTR encoded by the exons atggcTGGAGATTCCAAACCTTCTGGAAACGCAGACTTACGTAGATTTATGGAAAAAAGACTTGATg TTCATTTAAACGGATCGCGACATGTTGTTGGAGTTTTGAGGGGATATGACACATTTATGAACATTGTGCTCGATAACGCCCTTGAAGTTGTCGGAGAGGAGCAAGTTGATCTCGGGGTCGTAGTAGTACGGGGAAATTCTATACTATACTGGGAATGCCTAGATAGAGTTAATACtagataa
- a CDS encoding uncharacterized protein (chr2.C.cand.140 - hypothetical protein), whose translation MDLINNEVKSEDSILRGEVEIDSVNDDLNKLGHSDSYSSDTSSSVFHKNKATSYDFAECWDNKPISQQVMDNSIYNKDLRECFENNVEQNLENEVNDNLEVGKGEVKDNAPIYDLNFELKNDLNSMENEIIEELNNNVEMMGLMENMVNNSKFTARTRFNYDLDDKFTLDPLLQKETFASDDNEDYIPDLEHSIDDYLLKTKRDDFDSKTDFEREVNPEIQRERSLSNFSNCDNVTEEFYKFELEKMSRIIKVLKEQLNLKDKEISKLEEKVQEYNEWKSELEPSKQASVIQCKAENDSVVALNFAKLQLQKKENETLTQRLKKMEEEHRMKDDELKSLRERIMENEFISNKFDRDLKSLEIDKQMLKSSIEGMEKTFRQREIQLKLNLDMEYQSQLSNVLKEKEELISLVTEKENEIENCKQLLKTAQVEFTQLLNSIAKLKEMLMKKNQEIEMYKKNVLKLETKLITNDKSSELRVSLENQSKMRERIRQLERKIEMINESFNVQSRLKEENLYLRAKVDHLEKGPTSEIISQSVLQLGNQILPLSLTSFKHN comes from the exons atggatttaataaataatgaagtAAAGTCAGAAGATAGTATCCTTAGAGGAGAAGTTGAAATCGATTCCGTGAATGACGATCTGAACAAGCTGGGCCATTCAGATTCCTACTCCTCAGATACATCCTCCTCTGTCtttcataaaaataaagcAACAAGCTATGATTTTGCCGAATGTTGGGATAACAAACCCATCAGTCAACAAGTAATGGataattcaatttataataagGATTTAAGAGAATgttttgaaaataatgtagaacaaaatttagaaaacgaagtaaatgataatttagaaGTTGGTAAAGGAGAAGTTAAAGACAATGCACCAAtttatgatttaaattttgaattgAAAAATGACTTGAATAGCATGGAGaatgaaataattgaagaattgaataataatgtgGAAATGATGGGACTAATGGAAAATATGGTGAATAACTCCAAATTCACAGCCAGAACACGATTTAATTACGATTTAGATGATAAGTTTACTCTAGATCCGCTTTTACAAAAAGAAACTTTCGCTAGTGATGACAACGAAGATTACATTCCAGACTTGGAACACTCCATAGATGACTACTTGTTAAAAACTAAAAGAGATGACTTTGACTCTAAAACAGATTTTGAGCGTGAAGTAAATCCCGAAATACAAAGGGAGAGGTCATTGAGTAATTTCTCAAATTGTGATAACGTAACCgaagaattttataaatttgaactTGAGAAGATGAGCAGAATCATAAAAGTGTTGAAGGAGCAGCTAAACTTGAAGGACAAGGAGATTTCAAAATTGGAGGAGAAGGTCCAGGAGTACAACGAGTGGAAATCGGAGCTTGAGCCGAGTAAGCAGGCCTCAGTGATCCAATGTAAAGCAGAAAACGATTCAGTTGTGGCCTTAAACTTCGCCAAACTACAGTTACAAAAAAAGGAAAACGAGACCCTGACACAACGTTTGAAgaag ATGGAAGAAGAACATAGGATGAAAGATGATGAGCTGAAATCATTGCGTGAGCGCATAATGGAGAATGAATTTATCTCGAACAAGTTCGACCGAGACTTGAAATCGCTTGAGATTGACAAGCAAATGCTCAAGAGTTCAATTGAGGGGATGGAGAAGACGTTTAGACAGAGAGAAATCCAACTTAAACTGAACCTTGACATGGAGTATCAGAGTCAGCTGTCGAATGTTCTCAAAGAGAAGGAAGAACTCATATCATTGGTTACGGAAAAGGagaatgaaattgaaaattgtAAACAGCTTCTTAAAACTGCACAAGTTGAGTTCACACAATTGCTTAACTCT ATAGCAAAGTTGAAGGAAATGTTGATGAAGAAAAACCAAGAAATAGAAATGTATAAGAAGAATGTATTAAAGTTAGAAACGAAGTTAATAACTAATGACAAGAGCTCAGAACTCAGAGTATCTCTAGAGAACCAATCAAAGATGAGGGAACGCATTCGTCAGCTTGAGCGCAAGATCGAGATGATAAATGAGTCATTTAACGTACAATCCAGGCTCAAGGAGGAAAATTTGTACCTCAGAGCCAAGGTGGACCATTTGGAAAAGGGCCCTACCTCGGAAATAATATCACAAAGTGTTCTACAATTGGGAAATCAAATACTTCCCCTATCACTAACTTCATTTAAGcataattaa
- a CDS encoding uncharacterized protein (3 probable transmembrane helices predicted for TA14635 by TMHMM2.0 at aa 62-84, 145-167 and 212-234), with protein sequence MLIFYQDSTLSLESTVGNVATQNTQTKTEQPKETTPKETKWPKLGLFDRLKNRPNISLLQELLLRLELVLLLGYVFSTVVVLTSRFKTPGSDNLLKNCETVSKSFSLLYLLVGLLREKGKPQFNSAWFSALSNDNRAHYLMYGLFFVRYPTKFVYTLPQLVTALLLLSSMYKSFPSVFPTLMRTNKVKELLMKVENNKYLVYKFRAYLECSLVPYLALCLFTGRTNMVPLFLYFSFLRMKVHSNDVYLLNNFKTLHMTVSNYLSRPGVPPKLRSLYQKV encoded by the exons atgttaattttttaccaGGATTCTACATTGAGTCTTGAATCTACTGTCGGAAATGTTGCCACTCAAAACACTCAAACCAAAACTGAGCAACCCAAAGAAACAACACCCAAAGAAACTAAAT GGCCAAAATTGGGATTGTTTGACAGACTCAAGAACAGGCCAAATATCTCTCTACTCCAGGAACTCCTTCTGAGACTTGAACTTGTCCTCTTACTTGGCTACGTTTTTTCTACTGTAGTGGTATTAACATCAAGGTTCAAAACTCCAGGCTCCGATAACCTTCTCAAA AATTGTGAAACTGTATCGaagtcattttcattattatatctatTGGTTGGATTACTGCGCGAGAAGGGGAAACCACAGTTTAATTCAGCCTGGTTCTCAGCACTTTCCAATGACAACAGAGCCCACTACCTAATGTACGGCTTATTCTTCGTTCGGTATCCAACCAAATTCGTGTACACTTTACCCCAACTAGTTACCGCATTACTGCTGCTATCGTCAATGTACAAGTCTTTTCCATCTGTATTCCCAACCCTAATGAG GACGAACAAAGTCAAAGAATTGTTAATGAAAGTGGAGAACAATAAATATCttgtttataaattcaGAGCCTATCTCGAATGCTCTCTGGTGCCGTATTTGGCCCTTTGCCTGTTCACAGGAAGGACCAACATGGTCCCACTATTCCTGTACTTCTCTTTCTTGAGAATGAAAGTCCACTCGAACGATGTCTACCTACTCAATAACTTCAAGACATTACACA tGACTGTATCGAATTATCTTAGTCGCCCCGGTGTGCCGCCAAAATTAAGGAGTTTATACCaaaaagtataa
- a CDS encoding uncharacterized protein (chr2.cand.389 - hypothetical protein): MNDKLIKDQLYKNNKNYDLVDSLPFVDTVSVELAPKVNDLIADEMKLILEERNCSESELLANYLSDFTHKIVENRNILNDGDGMDFTKYDGLGDDKDLKAKMNHLKMLMEYSQDSLINLELMDRYKESCWLNYLDSLTLLKLRLEKEKNKLDGMLEEVNKRRKLSQIETANKLRSLYQNTQDYNHKNVELLTAIEQLQKNKHVNYDDP, translated from the exons ATGAATGATAAGTTAATTAAGGACCAGCTCTACAAGaataacaaaaattatgaTTTGGTCGACAGCTTACCTTTTGTCGACACTGTTTCCGTGGAGCTTGCTCCAAAGGTCAATGATCTTATCGCAGATGAAATGAAGTTGATTTTGGAGGAGCGTAATTGTTCGGAATCTGAGCTCTTGGCTAACTATTTGTCGGACTTTACACATAAAATTGTTGAGAATCgcaatattttaaatg ATGGTGATGGTATGGACTTTACTAAGTATGATGGTTTGGGCGACGATAAGGATTTGAAGGCTAAAATGAACCATTTGAAGATGCTGATGGAATATTCTCAGGATTCCTTAATAAATCTTGAGCTTATGGACCGTTATAAAGAGTCTTGTTGGCTAAATTATCTCGATTCGCTGACACTTCTTAAGCTTAG GTTGGAGAAagaaaagaataaattgGATGGAATGTTGGAGGAAGTGAATAAGAGGCGTAAACTGTCACAAATTGAAACCGCCAACAAGCTCCGATCATTATATCAAAATACTCAAGACTACAACCACAA GAATGTTGAATTATTGACGGCAATTGAACAGTTACAGAAGAATAAACACGTCAATTACGACGACCCGTGA
- a CDS encoding uncharacterized protein (chr2.cand.388 - hypothetical protein) — MALTHHGVLDTIKEKLDKLSKLDHDFLDPDQNSSLLSTFNDIFNLTSEFIKNTSKEDSLISEFVNYRNDVFNQYNDKLQNSIQLTNGILFYQKLEKQKEFEEQANKNAKESLKSKQLNFSDGEFRILMSRQEIMDKLNEWKHICDLEQIEIKKLKCQIDILEDKISTNKFNSNQISYYNKLYYELLTSALKISILNVDEKSNVNLAILSESKKENEQTWHRFSSSKDCDVATCDFLWNLIEKSLCNNGVRSSFKDPNTPKLNSIHLVSRNYN; from the exons ATGGCATTAACACACCATGGCGTTTTGGATACTATTAAAGAGAAGTTGGACAAACTTTCTAAGCTTGACCACGATTTCCTAGATCCTGACCAGAACTCTAGCCTTCTTTCAACTTTTAATgatattttcaatttaaCTTCCGAATTCATAAAAAATACCTCGAAAGAGGATTCGTTAATCAGTGAATTCGTTAATTATCGCAACGACGTTTTTAATCAgtataatgataaattacaaaattcaATCCAATTAACTAATGGTATATTGTTTTATCAAA AGCTGGAGAAACAAAAGGAATTTGAAGAACAGGCTAACAAAAATGCCAAAGAGAGCCTCAAATCCAAACAACTTAATTTTTCAG ATGGTGAATTCCGTATATTAATGAGTCGCCAGGAAATCATGGATAAATTAAACGAGTGGAAACATATTTGTGACCTGGAACAAATcgaaattaaaaaactGAAATGCCAAATCGATATTCTCGAGGATAAAATCTCCACGAACAAGTTCAATTCAAACCAAATTTCTTACTACAACAA gcTGTACTACGAACTACTAACGAGCGCCTTGAAAATATCAATATTGAACGTTGATGAGAAGAGTAATGTGAATTTGGCAATTTTATCGGAATCCAAGAAGGAAAATGAGCAGACCTGGCACAGGTTTTCCTCATCTAAAGACTGCGACGTTGCGACTTGTGACTTTCTGTGGAACCTAATTGAGAAATCGCTATGTAACAATGGCGTTCGCAGTAGTTTTAAGGACCCCAACACCCCAAAACTCAACTCTATACATCTAGTTTCAAGGAATTACAActag
- a CDS encoding protein transport protein (SEC23 homologue), putative (chr2.C.cand.135 - protein transport protein sec23), with protein sequence MDFADLESTTGLRFSWVVWPCSHEDAEKAEVPVGCLFTPLKQPDEESQKVPLVEYIPIRHKQSGIFLNPYCNIDFNTKKWMCPITKIYSPFPQFYAENISPQNLPMELTNLTMEYIIPPNVTGGCFPPTFIFLVDVCIPQEELDQLKDSLQQVLSMLPGEFNIGFITFGSVIKVHDLSDSEIPRCFVLRGGAEHTTEYVKRVLNIAQNNRFVQPLSACEFVINDFLEHLIPDSWPVPNNSRPNRCTGSALSVGLSLLECFAQGKGGRVMMFLGGACTHGPGKIVETSLSESIRHHLDLQKESHNARLVKDAQKYYSGQANLAAGNGHAIDIFACSLDQSGLFEMKVCCDKTGGVMVMSDSFSMSVFKDSLKSVFKRDGEGNMVGGYNARLTVFTSPELKVCGIVGGCHSLKKKATNVSENLIGEGGTNEWNLGALDRQSTLAVFFDIDSGNNSVLTNAMNAVGLNVGAVSMKNTTNVNKDANSLSGRQSFVQFQTVYFHPDGTKRLRVTSFSCKYGQPNLSDLSNAFDQEAAAVLMARYALYKISTEDPLNVLRWLDKKLISLVGRFADYQKNDVNSFRLSSQFSIYPQFMYHLRRSHFLQTFNASPDETAFYRTILCRENVINSLIMIQPALLEYSFESQTPQPVLLDAVSLKKNVILLLDTFFQLVIWYGETIHQWREQGFQDDPNYAHFKQLLQAPSDDARHILDERFPTPKFILCNQGGSQARFLLAKVNPSTTYTSGLQEFDGSTAIINTDDVSLKTFMEHLIKLVVQS encoded by the exons ATGGACTTTGCGGATCTAGAGTCTACTACAGGTTTGAGGTTTAGTTGGGTGGTCTGGCCCTGCTCTCACGAGGACGCAGAGAAGGCGGAGGTGCCAGTAGGCTGCCTTTTCACTCCTCTGAAACAGCCAGATGAAGAGTCTCAAAAAGTTCCTCTGGTGGAGTATATCCCAATAAGGCACAAGCAGAGCGGAATATTCCTGAACCCGTACTGTAACATAGATTTCAACACCAAGAAGTGGATGTGCCCAATCACTAAAATTTATAGTCCATTCCCCCAGTTTTACGCAGAGAACATCAGCCCACAAAACCTGCCAATGGAACTCACAAATCTAACCATGGAGTACATCATACCGCCGAACGTAACTGGTGGCTGTTTCCCACCAACATTTATCTTTTTAGTTGACGTTTGTATTCCACAGGAGGAGCTTGATCAACTTAAGGATTCGCTACAACAA GTATTGAGTATGTTGCCGGGtgaatttaatattggGTTCATAACATTTGGCTCAGTTATAAAGGTACACGACCTGAGCGACAGCGAGATTCCCAGGTGTTTTGTACTTAGAGGAGGAGCAGAGCACACGACGGAATATGTTAAGCGAGTGCTGAACATAGCTCAGAATAACCGCTTCGTCCAGCCTCTGAGCGCTTGCGAGTTTGTAATCAATGACTTTTTGGAGCACCTAATCCCAGACTCCTGGCCAGTGCCTAATAACAGCAGACCTAACAGATGTACAGGAAGCGCATTGAGTGTGGGTCTGAGTTTGTTGGAATGTTTTGCCCAGGGGAAGGGAGGTCGAGTGATGATGTTTCTAGGTGGAGCATGTACTCACGGTCCAGGAAAAATAGTGGAAACAAGCCTTTCAGAGTCAATTAGGCATCACCTGGACCTTCAAAAGGAAAGCCACAACGCAAGGCTGGTTAAGGACGCACAAAAATATTACTCAGGACAGGCGAATTTGGCGGCAGGAAATGGCCACGCCATTGACATTTTCGCATGTTCGCTAGACCAATCGGGACTCTTTGAGATGAAGGTGTGTTGCGATAAGACGGGTGGGGTCATGGTCATGTCAGACTCATTTAGCATGAGTGTGTTTAAGGACTCTCTGAAGTCAGTATTTAAGCGAGATGGTGAGGGTAACATGGTAGGGGGATACAACGCACGCCTGACTGTGTTTACTTCTCCTGAGTTGAAGGTTTGTGGGATCGTAGGAGGATGTCATTCTCTGAAGAAAAAGGCTACAAACGTCTCTGAAAACTTAATTGGAGAAGGAGGCACGAACGAGTGGAACCTGGGAGCTTTGGACCGCCAGTCAACCTTGGCAGTTTTCTTCGACATTGATAGCGGAAACAATAGCGTATTAACAAACGCAATGAACGCAGTTGGCCTAAATGTGGGGGCAGTAAGTATGAAGAACACGACTAACGTGAATAAGGACGCAAACTCACTGTCTGGACGTCAGTCTTTTGTCCAGTTTCAAACCGTTTATTTCCACCCTGACGGGACAAAAAGACTAAGAGTCACTTCATTCTCTTGTAAATATGGACAACCAAACCTCTCAGATTTATCAAATGCCTTTGATCAGGAAGCTGCCGCAGTATTAATGGCCCGCTACGCcttgtataaaattagcaCTGAGGATCCTCTCAATGTTCTCCGCTGGCTTGATAAGAAGTTAATTAGCCTAGTCGGCCGTTTTGCAGATTACCAGAAGAATGACGTTAACTCGTTCCGTTTATCAAGTCAATTCTCCATTTACCCTCAGTTCATGTATCATCTGAGAAGGTCACACTTTTTGCAAACTTTCAATGCTTCACCTGATGAAACAGCTTTCTATCGCACTATTTTGTGTAGGGAAAACGTCATAAACTCGTTAATAATGATACAGCCTGCCCTTTTGGAATATTCCTTTGAAAGTCAAACGCCCCAGCCTGTTTTATTAGATGCAGTTTCTCTGAAGAAAAACGTCATACTCTTGCTTGATACCTTCTTCCAACTTGTCATTTGGTATGGAGAAACCATACATCAATGGCGCGAACAAGGATTTCAGGATGATCCTAATTACGCACACTTTAAGCAATTGTTACAGGCTCCTTCGGATGATGCCAGGCACATTTTAGATGAGCGTTTCCCAACTCCCAAGTTCATTTTATGTAATCAGGGTGGTAGTCAGGCTCGGTTTTTGCTTGCAAAGGTTAATCCTAGCACTACTTACACTTCGGGTTTGCAGGAGTTTGACGGCTCAACTGCCATAATTAACACTGACGACGTTAGTCTCAAGACATTTATGGAGCATTTGATAAAACTGGTTGTACAATCTTAA
- a CDS encoding calcium-dependent protein kinase, putative (chr2.C.cand.139 - protein kinase) — MGNCCRRIDSTDFDTHKHANNNVNKKNRNSLNNEEANSTVNRNIIANESEYIVPDISDIFYKNLSYPSKGIFTLYLTHQLDQNNTNNDVNNTPNGIDVPCNKGVFRNVYNYPRIRDIVLSKDVWRSRIIYTNKLTNVYTIGTNAIGYGICGSVNHCVNKRTQKVYALKSLSTLANSKRKMTSVFNELSIFTQLDHPNIAFMHEAYDDNTICHIVMEYCSGNELYDRLDTYKRFSESYAIKMTFQMLLTLNYLHSNGICHRDLKLENWVFYNQEIDSLLKMIDFGFARVFEKGIPMGGMHGTVYYVDPEVIDGCYNEKCDIWSTGVIVYMMLSGSPPFNSGSDKEILWKIKKGNLKFEGVRWNSVSELGKEFIRFLLNRNGNERPSAREALKHQWLANEYNKYSNFTVPKELLYQIIRYSGETPLHRAVIALSVMESDRNCPKEVYRSFFSINTSKSGTISFSEFYNVMSTQLSLSEEDCTLVFRLIGFRNTPELNYTEFVSAVIEHYGTLDINMLSLVYKKLDVNGRGVVDLESFKEVIGPYFGNVSSDEMFMSTDLNNDGVIDFSEVRRTK, encoded by the coding sequence ATGGGTAACTGTTGCCGTCGGATAGACTCAACAGATTTTGATACTCACAAACACGCCAACAATAATGTTAACAAAAAAAATAGAAACAGTTTAAACAACGAAGAGGCAAACTCCACAGTAAACAGAAATATTATCGCTAATGAGTCGGAATATATCGTTCCTGATATCTCCgatattttttataaaaatttgtcATATCCTTCCAAAGGGATTTTTACACTCTATTTAACCCACCAACTCGATCAAAACAACACCAATAACGATGTAAATAATACCCCGAACGGTATTGACGTACCTTGTAATAAAGGAGTGTTCAGAAATGTGTATAACTACCCTAGAATACGTGATATAGTACTAAGTAAAGATGTATGGAGAAGCCGTATAATCTATACCAATAAGCTTACAAATGTGTATACAATAGGTACAAACGCTATAGGATACGGAATTTGTGGTTCAGTAAATCACTGTGTTAATAAGCGAACACAGAAGGTATACGCCCTCAAGTCTCTTAGCACATTGGCCAATTCCAAGAGGAAGATGACAAGCGTATTTAACGAGCTGAGCATATTCACACAGTTGGACCACCCTAACATCGCGTTCATGCATGAAGCATATGATGATAATACAATCTGCCATATTGTTATGGAATATTGTTCAGGTAACGAACTGTACGATAGACTAGATACATATAAAAGGTTTAGTGAATCTTACGCTATCAAAATGACTTTCCAAATGCTCCTTAcacttaattatttacactCCAACGGGATCTGTCACCGTGACTTAAAATTGGAAAACTGGGTTTTTTACAACCAGGAAATTGACTCCTTATTGAAGATGATCGACTTTGGGTTTGCAAGAGTCTTCGAAAAGGGAATCCCAATGGGCGGAATGCACGGCACTGTATATTACGTAGATCCGGAAGTTATCGATGGGTGTTATAACGAAAAGTGCGACATCTGGTCCACTGGAGTAATAGTATACATGATGTTATCAGGGTCACCGCCATTCAATTCAGGAAGTGACAAAGAAATTCTGTGGAAAATTAAGAAGGggaatttgaaatttgaGGGCGTTAGATGGAACTCAGTTTCTGAGCTGGGAAAAGAGTTCATTAGATTTCTACTAAATCGCAACGGAAACGAACGCCCGTCAGCTAGAGAAGCTTTAAAGCACCAATGGCTAGCAAAtgagtataataaatattctaattttacagtCCCAAAAGAGTTGTTATATCAGATAATAAGATATAGTGGAGAAACCCCGCTTCACCGTGCGGTGATAGCGCTAAGTGTAATGGAATCAGATCGAAATTGTCCTAAGGAGGTATATCGATCCTTTTTCTCAATAAACACATCGAAATCAGGGACCATATCGTTCAGCGAATTCTACAATGTCATGTCAACACAGTTGTCCCTCTCGGAAGAAGATTGTACATTAGTATTCAGACTCATAGGGTTCAGAAACACTCCGGAACTAAACTACACAGAGTTCGTCTCCGCAGTGATAGAACACTATGGAACCCTAGACATTAACATGTTATCGTTGGTGTATAAAAAGTTGGACGTGAATGGCAGAGGAGTGGTGGATTTGGAGAGTTTTAAGGAGGTTATCGGTCCATATTTTGGAAACGTGAGTTCAGATGAAATGTTTATGTCTactgatttaaataatgatggTGTAATAGATTTCTCAGAGGTAAGAAGAACCAAATGA